One Mercurialis annua linkage group LG3, ddMerAnnu1.2, whole genome shotgun sequence DNA window includes the following coding sequences:
- the LOC126674649 gene encoding gamma carbonic anhydrase 1, mitochondrial: MGTLGRAIYSVGFWIRETGQALDRLGCRLQGNYYFQEKLSRHRTLMNVFDKVPVVDHDAFVAPSASIIGDVQVGRGSSIWYGCVLRGDVNSISVGSGTNIQDNSLVHVAKSNLSGKVLPTIVGNNVTVGHSAVLHGCTVEDEAFVGMGATLLDGVVVEKNAMVAAGALVRQNTKIPAGEVWGGNPAKFLRKLTDEEIAFITQSATNYSNLAQVHAAENAKPFDEIEFEQVLRKKFANRDEEYDSMLGVVRETPPELVLPDNVLPDKAPKAA; this comes from the exons atgggaACCCTAGGCCGAGCAATATACTCCGTCGGCTTCTGGATTCGCGAAACCGGCCAAGCTCTTGATCGTCTCGGCTGCCGCCTCCAAGGCAACTATTACTTCCAAGAGAAAC tGTCTAGACATCGAACTCTGATGAACGTATTTGACAAAGTACCTGTGGTTGATCATGACGCATTTGTCGCTCCCAGCGCCTCCATCATCGGGGATGTTCAAGTCGGTAGAGGATCTTCTATCTGGTATGGTTGTGTTCTCAGAG GTGATGTGAACAGTATTAGCGTTGGATCGGGAACTAATATACAGGATAACTCGCTTGTGCATGTGGCGAAGTCTAATCTAAGTGGGAAGGTGTTGCCAACTATAGTTGGGAACAATGTTACTGTAG GTCATAGTGCTGTTCTTCATGGATGTACTGTTGAAGATGAGGCTTTTGTTGGTATGGGTGCAACACTTCTTGATGGTGTCGTTGTTGAGAAAAATGCCATGGTTGCTGCTGGTGCCCTCGTAAGACAGAACACAAAGATACCTGCTGGAGAG GTTTGGGGAGGCAATCCTGCAAAATTTCTCAGGAAGCTAACTGATGAAGAGATAGCCTTTATCACGCAGTCAGCCACCAATTATTCTAATCTTGCACAGGTTCATGCTGCTGAGAATGCTAAGCCTTTTGATGAGATTGAGTTTGAGCAGGTACTTCGTAAGAAGTTTGCTAATCGGGATGAAGAGTATGACTCAATGCTGGGTGTTGTTCGTGAAACTCCACCTGAACTTGTTCTTCCAGATAATGTCCTACCAGATAAAGCACCCAAGGCAGCTTGA
- the LOC126674576 gene encoding transcription termination factor MTERF15, mitochondrial gives MYSKFATFPFCLKKKDLKFPTMASKTLIFRTKFIRFLSTNPNFPSQSQYRKQISLANIFQRYGFSSSQLHSFISTNHFLLNSNLQDIEKSLGLLLSFKIPQKSLISLISECPGVLEFDFLKKWELGFSKFGDLSVSPFLIKGVLGHSKRFQIDPDGFYKSVNVLKGLGFSEGTVRRVLEEFPGVITMRGSEIHSKIEFLMRIGFGRDEVDWIFNSYPVGLGYGIKNRLMPLIDEFMNSGFSREVIKEEIARQPRILGLELGEFSRCLELLKSLKCREPIKLKILSDGAFRAAFEVKLRVDCLCKHGLTRREALKVLAREPRVIIYEIEDIEKKIEFLLNTMKMNVCCVFEVPEYLGVSLEKQIVPRYNVIEYLRARGGLGDEVSLKGMIKLSRLKFYNLNVKPYPECEKMFGRFSGKEQVKRQHPVGLWKSFKPQMHTCSKQDERNMKSFMEGLT, from the coding sequence ATGTACTCCAAGTTTGCTACTTTTCCTTTTTGTTTGAAGAAAAAAGACTTGAAATTTCCAACAATGGCCAGTAAAACCCTCATCTTTAGAACCAAATTCATAAGGTTCCTCTCCACAAACCCCAATTTCCCAAGTCAGTCTCAGTACAGGAAACAAATTTCTCTTGCTAATATCTTCCAAAGGTATGGCTTTTCTTCATCACAGCTCCACAGCTTCATTAGCACAAATCATTTTCTTTTGAATTCCAATTTACAGGACATTGAGAAGTCCCTTGGTCTTCTCTTATCCTTCAAAATCCCACAGAAATCTCTCATTTCTTTGATTTCTGAATGTCCTGGAGTTTTAGAATTCGATTTCTTGAAGAAATGGGAACTTGGGTTCTCAAAGTTTGGGGATTTAAGTGTGTCCCCATTTCTGATAAAGGGTGTTTTAGGTCATTCAAAAAGGTTCCAGATTGATCCAGATGGGTTCTATAAGAGCGTTAACGTGTTaaagggtttagggtttagtgAGGGTACTGTGAGGAGGGTATTAGAGGAGTTTCCCGGAGTGATCACAATGAGAGGAAGTGAAATTCATAGCAAGATTGAATTTCTAATGAGAATTGGGTTTGGTAGGGATGAAGTTGATTGGATTTTCAATTCGTATCCGGTGGGTTTAGGTTACGGGATCAAGAATAGGCTGATGCCATTGATTGATGAGTTTATGAATTCGGGTTTTAGTAGAGAGGTGATTAAAGAAGAGATTGCTAGGCAGCCGCGGATTCTTGGTTTAGAATTAGGTGAATTTTCGCGGTGTTTGGAGTTACTTAAGTCCTTGAAATGTCGAGAACCGATCAAGTTGAAAATCTTGAGTGATGGAGCATTTAGAGCTGCATTTGAGGTGAAATTAAGAGTGGATTGCTTATGCAAACACGGGTTGACTCGCAGGGAAGCTTTGAAGGTTTTGGCGAGGGAACCTCGGGTAATTATTTACGAAATTGAGGACATTGAGAAGAAGATCGAGTTTTTACTGAACACGATGAAAATGAATGTTTGTTGCGTATTTGAAGTTCCGGAGTATTTGGGTGTGAGTTTGGAGAAACAGATTGTTCCTCGCTACAATGTGATTGAGTATCTCCGTGCGAGAGGCGGGCTGGGTGATGAGGTAAGCCTGAAAGGAATGATAAAGTTAAGTAGGCTTAAGTTCTATAATCTGAATGTCAAGCCATATCCGGAATGTGAAAAGATGTTTGGAAGATTTTCAGGTAAGGAGCAGGTGAAAAGGCAGCATCCAGTTGGACTGTGGAAAAGTTTTAAACCACAAATGCATACATGTTCGAAACAGGATGAACGGAATATGAAGTCTTTCATGGAAGGGCTTACTTAG
- the LOC126674577 gene encoding RHOMBOID-like protein 12, mitochondrial, producing the protein MHRVLSNFSRKLSNTSNSLLSQNFQHQKTFNSLAKPNYNHKKCSFSQVNPLQSFCLYQSHHTVTGKVHGFMPNPLVSKLLMSNLANTQFRVLSKKVTDCKIRLLAGHFGRGFSGFGSGFGSYGNRWSSWLYRLSPNDVVLGLILANVGVFMLWRVADGRFMVENFMISLDNFKSGRIHTLVTSAFSHVDMWHIISNMVGLYFFGTNIARTFGSEYLLKLYIAGSIGGSLFYLAHHAYMALSTKRQGMWMNDPSRTPGLGASAAVNAIMLLDIFLHPRATLYFDFIIPVPAILLGIFLIGKDLLRIMEGNSNISGSAHLGGAAVAALAYARIRKGRF; encoded by the exons ATGCATAGGGTTCTTTCTAATTTCTCTAGAAAATTATCAAACACTTCAAATTCATTACTTTCACAAAATTTTCAGCATCAAAAGACCTTCAATTCTCTTGCCAAACCTAACTACAATCATAAAAAATGTAGCTTTTCTCAAGTAAACCCACTTCAGAGTTTCTGTTTATATCAGTCACACCATACAGTTACAGGGAAAGTTCATGGCTTTATGCCAAACCCATTGGTTTCTAAGCTTTTAATGTCAAATTTGGCCAATACCCAGTTCAGGGTGTTGAGCAAAAAGGTTACAGATTGTAAAATTAGACTCTTGGCTGGTCATTTTGGTAGAGGCTTTTCTGGGTTTGGTTCTGGTTTTGGTTCATATGGCAATCGCTG GAGTTCATGGCTCTATCGGCTATCGCCAAATGACGTTGTTTTGGGATTGATATTGGCTAATGTTGGTGTCTTTATGCTATGGAGGGTTGCGGATGGGAGATTTATGGTGGAAAACTTTATG ATTtctttggacaatttcaaaaGCGGACGCATACATACACTGGTTACATCTGCATTCAGTCATGTTGATATGTGGCATATCATATCTAACATGGTTGGACTTTACTTCTTCGGGACAAAT ATTGCTAGAACTTTTGGATCTGAATACTTGTTAAAGCTGTATATAGCTGGCTCAATTGGTGGTTCGTTGTTCTATTTGGCGCATCACGCCTACATGGCTTTATCAACTAAG AGACAAGGCATGTGGATGAATGACCCTTCAAGAACTCCAGGATTG GGAGCAAGCGCTGCTGTCAACGCCATCATGTTGCTTGATATATTCCTACATCCAAGAGCTACTCTTTACTTTGATTTTATCATACCAGTTCCTGCAATATTACTA GGTATCTTTTTGATTGGGAAAGATTTATTGAGGATAATGGAG GGAAATAGTAATATCTCAGGATCGGCACACTTGGGTGGTGCTGCAGTTGCAGCTCTCGCATATGCTCGAATAAGGAAAGGAAGATTTTGA